CTTCACCGACCCGGTCATGAAGAAGACCGTCCGCCGGACAAAGCGTTACCACGCGCATGATGCCGGTGATTCCTGCAAGGTCGGCGATACGGTTCGCATTCGCGAATGCGTCCCGATTTCCAAGACCAAGCGCTGGGAAGTCTTCACTGGCGAGACGGCGTAAGCCCGATCGCTGTAAGGCAAGTTTTAGTTAGGTCGTAAGCGCGCTTACGTGACGCGTGAAGGAATAGAACAATGATCCAGATGCAGACGAACTTGGACGTCGCGGACAATTCTGGCGCCCGCCGCGTTCAGTGCATCAAGGTGCTGGGCGGCTCGAAGCGCAAATACGCAAGTGTTGGCGACACGATCGTGGTCAGCATCAAAGAGGCCATCCCCCGCGGCCGCGTTAAGAAGGGCGACGTGATGAAGGCGGTGATCGTTCGCACCGCCAAGGAAATCCGCCGCCCTGACGGGAGCGCAATCCGCTTTGACAACAACGCGGCTGTGCTGGTGAACAACAATGGCGAGCCGATCGGTACGCGTATTTTTGGCCCGGTTACCCGTGAGCTGCGCGCCAAGAACATGATGAAGATCGTGTCGCTCGCACCGGAGGTGCTGTAAGCCATGTCTGTGAAACTGAAGATCCGCAAGGGCGACAAGGTCGTCGTGACGACCGGCAAGGACAAGGGCAAGAAGGGCGAAGTGCTCAAGGTGCTCCCGTCCGAGAACCGCGCCGTCGTCCAGGGCGTCAACATCGTGCGCCGCCACCAGCGTCAGACCCCCCAGGCACAGGGTGGGATCATCGCCAAGGAAGCGCCGATCAACATTTCGAATATTGCGATCGAGGACCCGAAGACCGGGGAAGCGACTCGTGTGGGTTTCAAGACGCTTGATGACGGCCGCAAGGTCCGCGTCGCCAAGCGGTCGGGAGAAGTGATCGATGGCTGAAGCAGCACTGGAAAACTACGTCCCGCGCGCTCGCGCGACGTATGACAATGTCGTTCGCCAGAAGCTGATCGAAGAGTTTGGCTACAAGAACCCGATGCAGGTTCCGAAGCTGGACAAGATCGTGCTCAACATCGGCGCGGGCTCCGTGGCCGTTGGCGACAGCAAGAAGATCGGTTCCGCCGTTGCGGCACTCGAAGCCATCACCGGTCAGAAGGCCGTGGTGACCAAGGCCAAGAAGTCGGAAGCGTCTTTCAAGCTGCGTGAAGGCATGAATATCGGCGCAAAGGTTACACTTCGCCGCGAACGCATGTATGAATTCCTCGACCGCCTGGTCAACATCGCGCTCCCGCGCGTGCGTGACTTCCGCGGTCTGAACCCGAAGAGCTTTGACGGCAACGGCAATTATGCCATGGGTCTGAAGGAGCACATCGTGTTCCCGGAAATCAATTACGACCAGGTCGATCACGTGTGGGGGATGGACATCATCGTCTGCACCACGGCCGCCACTGATGACGAGGCGAGGGCTCTCCTTCGCGAACTCAACTTCCCCTTCACGTCGTAAGCCTTTCGGCTGAGCGATACGGTAGGGATTAGGAGGACTGCATGGCGAAAAAGAGCGCCATCGAGAAGAACAAGCGGCGTCAGCAGCTTGTCAAGAAGTACGCCGCAAAGCGCGAAGCGCTGCGTGAGATCGTGCGTGACCAGGACAAGCCGATTGAAGAGCGGATCCAGGCGCAGCTGAAGCTGTCCTCGCTGCCGCGCAATTCGGCACCGAGCCGTGTTCGCAATCGTTGCGAAGTCAGCGGTCGTCCGCGGGCTTATTACCGCAAGCTCAAGATGTCGCGTATCGCGCTTCGTGATCTGGCCTCGGAAGGCAAGATCCCGGGCATGGTCAAGTCGAGCTGGTAGAGGAGAGTTCAGATGTCTGTTTCAGATCCTCTCGGCGATATGCTGACCCGTATCCGCAACGGCCAGATGCGTGGCAAGAGCAAGGTGGCAACGCCCGGCTCAAACCTGCGCCGCCGTGTGCTTGATGTGCTTCAGGCCGAAGGGTACATCCGTGGTTACACGGAAGTGTCCTATGACAATGGCCGCAAGGAGTTCGAGATCGAGCTCAAGTACTTCGAGGGTGCGCCCGTGATCCAGGAGATCAAGCGCGTCTCGAAGCCCGGTCGCCGTGTCTATTCGTCGGTGACTGACCTTCCCCGTGTCTATAACGGGCTGGGTATTTCCATTCTGTCCACTCCGAAGGGTGTGATGGCTGATCACATCGCTCGCGATGAAAATGTGGGCGGCGAGGTTCTCTGCCAGGTGTTCTAAGGCTCGGGCTCGCAAGAGCCTGGTTTTGAACAAACCAGCGGACTAGGAGCGAATTGATATGTCGCGTATTGGTAAAAAGCCTATCGCCGTTGCAAGCGGCGTCACGCTGACCATTGATGGTCAGACCGTGAAGGCGAAAGGGTCGAAGGGTGAGCTTGAGCTGACCCTGGTACCGGAAGTCACGATCTCCCAGGGTGAGGACGGTGTGACCGTTTCTCCGGTGGACGACAGCCAGCGGGCGCGGGCCATGTGGGGCCTGTCGCGTACTCTGGTTGCCAACATGATCCAGGGTGTGTCGGAAGGGTTCTCGAAGTCCCTCGAGATCAACGGCGTTGGCTACCGTGCCCAGATGCAGGGCCAGAACCTGCAGCTGGCTCTCGGTTTCAGCCATGACGTGATCTATGAGGTGCCGGAGGGCATTCAGATCCAGACCCCGAAGCCGACGGAAATCGTGGTGAGCGGTTCCGACAAGCAGAAGGTTGGTCAGGTTGCGGCGGAGATCCGCGGCTATCGTCCGCCGGAGCCCTACAAGGGCAAGGGCGTGAAGTATGCCGACGAGTATATCTTCCGTAAGGAAGGCAAGAAGAAGTAAGCGAGCGGAACAGGCAGATGAGCAATTCAATCAAGATGCGCGAACGCCGCAAGCAGCGTGTGCGCCGTTCGCTGAAGAAGATCGCCAATGGACGTCCGCGTCTGTCGGTGTACCGGTCTTCCAAGCACATTTCGGCTCAGATCATCGACGATGAGAAGGGTGTGACCGTTGCGTCCGCCTCGACCCTCGAGAAGGATCTGCGCGGCAGCCTCAAGACCGGGGCCGATGTGGCCGCGGCGAAGGCTGTTGGTGAGCTGGTTGCCAAGCGGGCCAAGGACAATGGCGTGAGCGCCGTCGTCTTCGACCGTGGCGGTTACATCTATCATGGCCGCGTCAAAGCGCTGGCCGACGCTGCCCGCGAGGGCGGCCTGGAATTCTAAGGCGAGAGGGTTAGACACGTGGCACGGGAACAGGGCGGTCGGGACGACCGCGGACGTGGACGCGATCGCGACGACCGCGATAGCGAATTCGTCGACAAGCTGGTGCATATCAACCGCGTCGCCAAGGTGGTGAAGGGCGGTCGCCGGTTCGGCTTTGCAGCGCTTGTTGTTGTGGGTGATCAGAAGGGCCGTGTGGGCTTTGGTCACGGCAAGGCACGCGAGGTGCCGGAAGCCATCCGCAAGGCAACCGATCAGGCGAAGCGCCAGATGATCCGTGTGCCGCTGCGCGAAGGCCGGACACTGCATCACGATGTTGCGGGCCGTCATGGCGCGGGCCGTGTGTTCCTGCGTGCAGCGCCTCCGGGTACCGGCATCATCGCCGGCGGTCCGATGCGCGCCGTCTTCGAGACGCTTGGCATGCAGGACCTGGTGGCGAAGTCGATCGGTACCTCCAACCCGTACAACATGGTGCGGGCCACCTTTGATGCCCTCCAGCGCGAGCAGAGCCCGCGCATGGTGGCGGCCCGCCGTGGCCTGAAGGTGAGCGATGTGGTGTCGCGCCGTGCGGATGCGTCAACCGCTGCTCTTGAAGACGCTGAATAGGAGCGGGACCAATGGCAGCTAAGAAGACCATTACCGTTGAGCAGGTCGGTAGCCCGATCCGTCGGCCGGAATCCCAGCGCAAGGTGCTGGTGGGCCTCGGCCTCAACAAGATGCACCGTCGCCGGACCCTTGAAGACACGCCCGCAGTGCGCGGCATGGTCAACAAGATCCCGCATCTGGTGAAGATCGTGGACGAGGCCTGAGCGCCTCTCCACGCCTTATTTGATTTCGCCGGGGCTGCACTCCCACGAGGAGCGGTCCCTGAGCAAAAGGCAGTTGAACAATGAAGCTGAACCAGCTCAAAGATAATGCAGGTGCCCGCAAGGCCCGCATGCGCGTCGGCCGCGGCTACGGCTCCGGCAAGGGCGTAACCGCCGCGCGCGGTCAGAAGGGTCAGAAGTCGCGTTCTGGCGTGGCCATCAAGGGCTTTGAAGGCGGTCAGATGCCGCTTCACATGCGGATGCCGAAGCGGGGCTTCAACAACCCGTTCCCGACCGAATACGCCATCGTGAATATCGGCCGCGTGCAGCAGGCTATCGACAATGGCAAGCTGGATGCGTCCAAGCCGGTGAACGCCGATGCGCTGCGAGCAGCCGGCCTGATCCGCCGCAAGGATGTCGATGTCCGTCTGCTGGCCAAGGGTGAGCTGTCCGCGAAGGTGTCCTTCGAGCTGACGAGCGCCTCAAAGGGTGCGCAGGAAGCTGTTGAGAAGGCGGGCGGATCGATTACGGTGGTCCCGGCAGTGAATCAGAAAGCTGCTGACACCGCTTCCGCGTAAGGCAGGCCCGATTACCAGGCCGCGCTGATGCGTGGTCTGTAAGGAGTAGCGCATATGGCGTCGGCTGCTGAACAGCTTGCAGCAAATATCAATTTCTCCTCCTTCGCGAAGGCGGAAGAACTCAAGAAGCGCATCTGGTTCACGCTGGGTGCGCTTCTGGTGTACCGGCTGGGCACCTACATCCCGCTGCCGGGCATTGACCCGGTCGCGCTGGCGCAGCTGTTCGAGCAGCAGCAGGGCGGCATTGTCGGTATGTTCGACATGTTCGCTGGCGGCGCCGTGGGGCGCATGGCCATCTTTGCGCTCAACGTCATGCCGTACATTTCGGCATCCATCATCATGCAGCTGATGACCGCGGTTGTGCCGCGGCTTGAGCAGCTGAAGAAGGAAGGCGAGGCGGGCCGCAAGCAGATCAATCAGTATACGCGCTACGGCACGGTCCTGCTGGCGACGTTGCAGGGCTACGGCATTGCCGTCGGCCTTGAGAGCGCGGGCAATGTGGTGATCGATCCGGGGATGTTCTTCCGGGTCACCACTGTCATCACGCTGGTCGGGGGCACCATGTTCCTGATGTGGCTGGGTGAGCAGGTTACAGCGCGCGGTGTGGGTAACGGTATCTCGCTGATCATCTTCGCTGGCATTGTGGCCGAGCTACCGGCTGCGCTCGTGGGCACGCTGGAGCTGGGCAGGCAGGGGGCTCTGTCGACCTTGGTCATCGTCGGCTTCCTGCTGATGGCCGTTGCAGTGATCGCGTTCATTGTCTTTGTCGAGCGGGCGCAGCGGCGCCTTATCGTCCAGTACCCAAAGCGTCAGGTCGGCAACCGCATGTTTGGCGGTGACTCATCCCACCTGCCGCTGAAACTGAACACAGCTGGTGTCATTCCGCCCATTTTTGCCTCGTCGCTGCTGCTTCTGCCGGCGACGGCAGCGGGCTTCACTGTGGCGGATGGCACGAGCCCTGACTGGCTGACGACCGTCACGACGCTGCTAGGCCATGGTCAGCCGCTCTACATGGCGCTGTATGCAGCAGGCATCGTGTTCTTTGCGTTCTTTTACACCGCTCTGGTGTTCAATCCGGCGGAAACGGCGGATAATCTGAAGAAGTATGGTGGTTTCGTGCCGGGTATCCGTCCGGGTGAGCGGACCGCCGAGTATATCGACTATGTGTTGACACGCCTGACGGTGGTGGGTGCGGCCTATCTTGTCATTGTGTGTCTGCTTCCCGAGTTCCTGGTGTCTCAGTATGCGGTGCCGTTCTATTTTGGTGGCACCTCGCTGCTGATTGTCGTGAGCGTCACCATGGATACGGTTTCCCAGATCCAGAGCCATCTGTTGGCGCATCAGTATGAGGGCATGGTCAAGAAGTCCAAGTTGCGAGGGGGGCGTCGATGAACCTGATTTTCCTTGGACCGCCAGGTGCCGGTAAAGGCACGCAGGCGGGCCGTGTGCAGGAGGCCCATGGGCTTGTGCAGCTGTCTACTGGTGACATGCTCCGCGCGGCCGTGGCTGCCGGCACAGAGATCGGCAAGCAGGCAAAGGAAATCATGGAACGCGGTGACCTTGTGCCGGATGAGGTTGTGGTGACCATCATTTCTGACCGCATCGAGGAAGACGACTGCAAGAACGGCTTCATCCTGGATGGTTTTCCTCGCACGACGGGTCAGGCGGAAGCGCTGGACAAGATGCTGGCGGAGAAGGGTCTCAAGCTTAACGCTGTGATCGAAATCCGTGTGGATGACTCGATCCTTGTGGACCGCATCCGGTCGCGCATTGCGGAAACCGGCGGCGACCGCGCGGATGACAATGAGGAAACGCTGAAGAAGCGTCTCGAGGTCTATCACGCGCAGACGGCGCCGCTGATCCCGTATTACGAGTCGCAGGGTAAGCTTCTGGTTGTGGACGGTATGAAGTCCATCGATGACGTGACCCGCGATATCGAGGACAAGATCGGCCTGGCCACTGCGTGAGTCGATGGGAAAACCATCGATAAAACAGTGGTTTGGCTGTGATTTTTGATGAATCGGTGCGGCGGCGTAAATGCCGGCGCATCAATGGTTGACTGGAACTGAACGAAACCTATAATCCGCGCCTCCGCAAAGGTCAGAATCGCGGATTTCCGCGCCGTTCCTACTCCTCAACGTTGGGGTGGGCACGCGAGCGGTTTTTTTGTGTATCTGAACCCCGGCTTGGGTCCCATCTGGGAGACCGGCC
The sequence above is drawn from the Pyruvatibacter mobilis genome and encodes:
- the rpsQ gene encoding 30S ribosomal protein S17, with the protein product MPKRVLQGVVVSDKMKDTVTVLVERRFTDPVMKKTVRRTKRYHAHDAGDSCKVGDTVRIRECVPISKTKRWEVFTGETA
- the rplN gene encoding 50S ribosomal protein L14; the encoded protein is MIQMQTNLDVADNSGARRVQCIKVLGGSKRKYASVGDTIVVSIKEAIPRGRVKKGDVMKAVIVRTAKEIRRPDGSAIRFDNNAAVLVNNNGEPIGTRIFGPVTRELRAKNMMKIVSLAPEVL
- the rplX gene encoding 50S ribosomal protein L24, with amino-acid sequence MKLKIRKGDKVVVTTGKDKGKKGEVLKVLPSENRAVVQGVNIVRRHQRQTPQAQGGIIAKEAPINISNIAIEDPKTGEATRVGFKTLDDGRKVRVAKRSGEVIDG
- the rplE gene encoding 50S ribosomal protein L5, producing the protein MAEAALENYVPRARATYDNVVRQKLIEEFGYKNPMQVPKLDKIVLNIGAGSVAVGDSKKIGSAVAALEAITGQKAVVTKAKKSEASFKLREGMNIGAKVTLRRERMYEFLDRLVNIALPRVRDFRGLNPKSFDGNGNYAMGLKEHIVFPEINYDQVDHVWGMDIIVCTTAATDDEARALLRELNFPFTS
- the rpsN gene encoding 30S ribosomal protein S14; this encodes MAKKSAIEKNKRRQQLVKKYAAKREALREIVRDQDKPIEERIQAQLKLSSLPRNSAPSRVRNRCEVSGRPRAYYRKLKMSRIALRDLASEGKIPGMVKSSW
- the rpsH gene encoding 30S ribosomal protein S8 encodes the protein MSVSDPLGDMLTRIRNGQMRGKSKVATPGSNLRRRVLDVLQAEGYIRGYTEVSYDNGRKEFEIELKYFEGAPVIQEIKRVSKPGRRVYSSVTDLPRVYNGLGISILSTPKGVMADHIARDENVGGEVLCQVF
- the rplF gene encoding 50S ribosomal protein L6, with the translated sequence MSRIGKKPIAVASGVTLTIDGQTVKAKGSKGELELTLVPEVTISQGEDGVTVSPVDDSQRARAMWGLSRTLVANMIQGVSEGFSKSLEINGVGYRAQMQGQNLQLALGFSHDVIYEVPEGIQIQTPKPTEIVVSGSDKQKVGQVAAEIRGYRPPEPYKGKGVKYADEYIFRKEGKKK
- the rplR gene encoding 50S ribosomal protein L18 — encoded protein: MSNSIKMRERRKQRVRRSLKKIANGRPRLSVYRSSKHISAQIIDDEKGVTVASASTLEKDLRGSLKTGADVAAAKAVGELVAKRAKDNGVSAVVFDRGGYIYHGRVKALADAAREGGLEF
- the rpsE gene encoding 30S ribosomal protein S5, whose translation is MAREQGGRDDRGRGRDRDDRDSEFVDKLVHINRVAKVVKGGRRFGFAALVVVGDQKGRVGFGHGKAREVPEAIRKATDQAKRQMIRVPLREGRTLHHDVAGRHGAGRVFLRAAPPGTGIIAGGPMRAVFETLGMQDLVAKSIGTSNPYNMVRATFDALQREQSPRMVAARRGLKVSDVVSRRADASTAALEDAE
- the rpmD gene encoding 50S ribosomal protein L30; translation: MAAKKTITVEQVGSPIRRPESQRKVLVGLGLNKMHRRRTLEDTPAVRGMVNKIPHLVKIVDEA
- the rplO gene encoding 50S ribosomal protein L15 — protein: MKLNQLKDNAGARKARMRVGRGYGSGKGVTAARGQKGQKSRSGVAIKGFEGGQMPLHMRMPKRGFNNPFPTEYAIVNIGRVQQAIDNGKLDASKPVNADALRAAGLIRRKDVDVRLLAKGELSAKVSFELTSASKGAQEAVEKAGGSITVVPAVNQKAADTASA
- the secY gene encoding preprotein translocase subunit SecY yields the protein MASAAEQLAANINFSSFAKAEELKKRIWFTLGALLVYRLGTYIPLPGIDPVALAQLFEQQQGGIVGMFDMFAGGAVGRMAIFALNVMPYISASIIMQLMTAVVPRLEQLKKEGEAGRKQINQYTRYGTVLLATLQGYGIAVGLESAGNVVIDPGMFFRVTTVITLVGGTMFLMWLGEQVTARGVGNGISLIIFAGIVAELPAALVGTLELGRQGALSTLVIVGFLLMAVAVIAFIVFVERAQRRLIVQYPKRQVGNRMFGGDSSHLPLKLNTAGVIPPIFASSLLLLPATAAGFTVADGTSPDWLTTVTTLLGHGQPLYMALYAAGIVFFAFFYTALVFNPAETADNLKKYGGFVPGIRPGERTAEYIDYVLTRLTVVGAAYLVIVCLLPEFLVSQYAVPFYFGGTSLLIVVSVTMDTVSQIQSHLLAHQYEGMVKKSKLRGGRR
- a CDS encoding adenylate kinase — translated: MNLIFLGPPGAGKGTQAGRVQEAHGLVQLSTGDMLRAAVAAGTEIGKQAKEIMERGDLVPDEVVVTIISDRIEEDDCKNGFILDGFPRTTGQAEALDKMLAEKGLKLNAVIEIRVDDSILVDRIRSRIAETGGDRADDNEETLKKRLEVYHAQTAPLIPYYESQGKLLVVDGMKSIDDVTRDIEDKIGLATA